Proteins encoded together in one Thermodesulfobacteriota bacterium window:
- a CDS encoding methyl-accepting chemotaxis protein: MNPHVTYLLCAGTATVVAVIMVRLAYKKTIVTTIGNSIVMGGAISSLVTYVFYVTRWESIFGIIPFGIMVFFLMLQRIRRRIHQPLKAIVAISNAISEGRLKDSGIDTSAFASENELGELSHSIYGTYQDLSRIVSDIVQNIGILTGTVDVLVDKSGQLQTNSMQMKAQSANVSAASKEMNESMATVSQSAEQSAKRLNLISMSIEGMSVTVGEIARNTELARGISSQAVSQTGRAAENIQRLESSAQEANTIIDTINEIVDQTKLLALNATIEAARAGAYGKGFAVVADEVKQLANQTQEAVEGIRQKLTAMARVRMETISDIGQINDVIRKVDEVVSSIAASIEEQNISTKDIARNVEEINRGASDVNRKVMESAGLSRQMVTDMSDLGQAVDDVSAAGESVRESAGKLSLMSEKMTQLVSKFEV, from the coding sequence ATGAATCCGCATGTGACGTACCTGCTGTGCGCGGGGACCGCCACCGTGGTCGCCGTGATCATGGTCCGGCTGGCGTACAAGAAAACCATTGTCACCACCATCGGCAATTCCATTGTCATGGGCGGGGCGATATCCTCGCTGGTCACCTATGTCTTTTATGTGACGCGCTGGGAAAGTATCTTCGGGATTATTCCATTTGGCATAATGGTTTTTTTCCTCATGCTGCAGCGGATCCGGCGGAGAATTCATCAGCCGCTCAAGGCCATAGTCGCCATCAGCAACGCCATCTCCGAGGGACGGCTCAAGGACAGCGGCATCGATACCAGCGCCTTTGCCTCGGAGAACGAGCTGGGGGAACTGTCTCACAGCATTTACGGCACCTACCAGGACCTGAGCCGGATCGTATCCGATATCGTTCAGAACATCGGCATTCTGACCGGCACCGTGGATGTGCTGGTGGATAAATCCGGACAGCTCCAGACCAATTCCATGCAGATGAAAGCACAGTCCGCCAACGTATCGGCGGCTTCAAAGGAAATGAATGAAAGCATGGCGACGGTCTCGCAATCGGCCGAGCAGTCGGCCAAGCGGTTAAACCTGATTTCCATGTCGATCGAAGGGATGAGCGTGACCGTGGGGGAAATCGCCCGCAATACCGAACTGGCCCGGGGTATTTCCAGCCAGGCCGTGTCCCAGACCGGAAGAGCCGCTGAAAATATTCAGCGGCTGGAGTCCAGCGCCCAGGAGGCCAACACGATTATCGACACCATCAACGAGATTGTCGACCAGACCAAGCTGCTGGCCTTGAACGCCACCATCGAAGCGGCCCGGGCGGGTGCTTACGGCAAAGGCTTTGCCGTTGTCGCCGATGAGGTCAAACAACTGGCCAATCAGACCCAGGAGGCGGTGGAAGGCATCCGCCAGAAACTCACGGCCATGGCCCGGGTCCGGATGGAAACCATTAGTGATATCGGTCAGATTAACGATGTCATCCGCAAGGTGGACGAGGTGGTTTCGTCCATCGCCGCTTCCATCGAAGAGCAGAACATCTCCACCAAGGACATCGCCCGGAACGTGGAAGAGATCAATCGCGGCGCTTCGGACGTCAACCGCAAGGTGATGGAATCGGCCGGCCTCTCCCGGCAGATGGTGACCGATATGTCCGACCTGGGGCAGGCGGTGGACGATGTCAGCGCGGCCGGGGAGTCGGTCCGGGAAAGCGCCGGGAAACTGTCCCTGATGAGCGAAAAGATGACGCAACTGGTAAGCAAGTTCGAGGTGTGA